A single Salmo trutta chromosome 14, fSalTru1.1, whole genome shotgun sequence DNA region contains:
- the LOC115207110 gene encoding uncharacterized protein LOC115207110, with amino-acid sequence VWMTDHHLKLNLGKMELLFLPGKDCPFHDLAITVDNSLVSSSQSAKNLGVILDNTLSFSTNIKAVTRSCRFMLYNIRRVRPCLTQEATQVLIQALVISRLDYCNSLLAGLPACAIKPLQLIQNAAARLVFNLPKFSHVTPLLRSLHWLPVEARIRYKTMVLAYGAVRGTAPPYLQALIRPYTQTRALRSSTSGLLAPLPLRKHGSRSAQSKLFAALAPQWWNKLPHDARTAESITTFRRHLKPHLFKEYLG; translated from the coding sequence gtgtggatgacggatcaccacctcaagctgaacctcggcaagatggagctgctcttcctcccggggaaggactgcccgttccatgatctcgccatcacggttgacaactcccttgtgtcctcctcccagagtgctaagaaccttggcgtgatcctggacaacaccctgtcgttctccactaacatcaaggcggtgacccgatcctgtaggttcatgctctacaacattcgcagagtacgaccctgcctcacacaggaagcgacgcaggtcctaatccaggcacttgtcatctcccgtctggattactgcaactcgctgttggctgggctccctgcctgtgccattaaacccctacaactcatccagaacgccgcagcccgtctggtgtttaaccttcccaagttctctcacgtcaccccgctcctccgctctctccactggcttccagttgaagctcgcatccgctacaagaccatggtgcttgcctacggagctgtgaggggaacggcacctccataccttcaggctctgatcaggccctacacccaaacaagggcactgcgttcatccacctctggcctgctggcccccctacctctgaggaagcatggttcccgctcagcccagtccaaactgtttgctgctcttgcaccccaatggtggaacaagctccctcacgacgccaggacagcggagtcaatcaccaccttccggagacacctgaaaccccacctctttaaggaatacctgggatag
- the si:dkey-195m11.11 gene encoding uncharacterized protein si:dkey-195m11.11 isoform X1 — protein sequence MAMLSVTVLTILWLGQSARVVWTQGPLPAPSLSFYRPRFGRNIQLFSDVELICTLPTNVRLPITVFFGWDNQSLSAIHSLTIQNREDVRFTTKAIAANEGIYVCWYNASNTGDVSGTSNPANLTISSLPGPILVVPAFIPIGGNYTISCQTTTRFPNRTLALYYRQLPVTVGNEIFKFQGSAALLDNHDSITLSRWLVDSTETFEFVCRLEIVDFNQHIYLSPPSSPHPAIAEEAPIRLVPQYQGSKCLGQLEVQVRGSWGPVCQQIESWNPTMGSVVCRELGCGTLSSVSTKQDFNHKVDFSIGSILCRGSEGRLRECQIDAVQPLCNSRKGLKIVCSDALPTTKISVTGYREVSRVDISDEHSLELSCMFNAPWFGTEKLFMDLTRVSIDSYINIIDNVQIASGEKMRTMLHAPVLSGEYACRIRGSEQTVSSVRIFVSKWYKPNVGLIITALLTAVSGAAILVYMCVYRVQKGETANAVTSQGVSTADPEASPGMERVSRNMQEATP from the exons ATGGCGATGCTCAGCGTAACAG TGCTCACCATCTTGTGGCTTGGGCAATCAGCCAGGGTGGTTTGGACTCAGG GCCCTCTTCCAgccccctcgctctctttctaccGCCCCCGTTTTGGCCGCAACATCCAACTTTTCTCAGACGTGGAGCTGATCTGCACACTTCCGACAAATGTTAGATTGCCAATAACTGTCTTTTTTGGCTGGGACAACCAATCCCTCTCTGCAATACATTCCCTCACTATACAAAACAGAGAGGATGTCAGGTTCACCACGAAAGCCATTGCAGCCAATGAGGGGATCTACGTATGCTGGTACAATGCCAGCAATACTGGAGACGTGTCGGGAACAAGCAATCCAGCCAACCTGACCATCT CCTCTCTTCCAGGGCCAATTTTGGTGGTGCCCGCCTTCATACCCATCGGAGGAAACTACACCATCAGCTGCCAAACTACCACCCGCTTCCCCAACAGAACCCTGGCCCTTTACTACAGACAGCTGCCTGTTACTGTGGGAAACGAGATCTTTAAGTTTCAGGGGTCAGCGGCCCTTCTTGACAACCACGATTCCATTACACTGAGCAGGTGGCTAGTGGACAGCACAGAAACCTTCGAGTTTGTCTGCAGACTGGAGATTGTGGACTTCAACCAGCATAtttacctctctcctccctccagtcccCACCCAGCTATTGCAG AGGAGGCCCCTATCCGTCTTGTGCCCCAGTATCAGGGCTCCAAGTGTCTGGGACAACTGGAGGTGCAGGTCAGAGGCAGCTGGGGCCCTGTGTGCCAACAGATAGAAAGCTGGAACCCGACAATGGGTAGCGTGGTTTGTCGAGAGCTGGGCTGTGGGACACTATCTTCCGTCTCGACGAAGCAAGACTTCAACCATAAGGTTGACTTCTCCATCGGTTCCATATTGTGCAGAGGAAGCGAGGGACGACTCAGGGAGTGTCAGATTGATGCGGTGCAGCCCCTTTGTAACTCAAGGAAGGGGCTGAAAATAGTTTGCTCAG ATGCTTTGCCAACTACTAAGATCTCAgtcacaggctacagagaggtatcGAGAGTCGACATCAGTGATGAGCACTCGTTGGAATTGTCCTGCATGTTCAATGCCCCTTGGTTTGGTACGGAAAAG CTTTTCATGGACTTGACGAGGGTCTCCATAGATTCGTACATTAACATAATCGACAATGTGCAAATCGCCTCAGGAGAAAAGATGAGGACCATGCTTCATGCCCCTGTCTTATCAGGAGAGTATGCCTGTAGAATTAGAGGGTCTGAACAGACTGTGTCCTCAGTGAGGATCTTCGTGAGCA AATGGTACAAACCAAATGTTGGACTCATCATCACGGCTCTCCTCACAGCCGTATCTGGAGCAGCCATattagtgtatatgtgtgtctatCGTGTCCAGAAGGGGGAGACAGCAAATGCTGTCACTTCTCAAGGGGTGTCCACAGCTGACCCAGAGGCCTCACCAGGAATGGAGAGAGTGTCTAGAAACATGCAGGAAGCCACCCCCTGA
- the si:dkey-195m11.11 gene encoding uncharacterized protein si:dkey-195m11.11 isoform X2, protein MSFSSPSHPVLTILWLGQSARVVWTQGPLPAPSLSFYRPRFGRNIQLFSDVELICTLPTNVRLPITVFFGWDNQSLSAIHSLTIQNREDVRFTTKAIAANEGIYVCWYNASNTGDVSGTSNPANLTISSLPGPILVVPAFIPIGGNYTISCQTTTRFPNRTLALYYRQLPVTVGNEIFKFQGSAALLDNHDSITLSRWLVDSTETFEFVCRLEIVDFNQHIYLSPPSSPHPAIAEEAPIRLVPQYQGSKCLGQLEVQVRGSWGPVCQQIESWNPTMGSVVCRELGCGTLSSVSTKQDFNHKVDFSIGSILCRGSEGRLRECQIDAVQPLCNSRKGLKIVCSDALPTTKISVTGYREVSRVDISDEHSLELSCMFNAPWFGTEKLFMDLTRVSIDSYINIIDNVQIASGEKMRTMLHAPVLSGEYACRIRGSEQTVSSVRIFVSKWYKPNVGLIITALLTAVSGAAILVYMCVYRVQKGETANAVTSQGVSTADPEASPGMERVSRNMQEATP, encoded by the exons ATGTCCTTTTCTTCTCCTTCTCACCCAGTGCTCACCATCTTGTGGCTTGGGCAATCAGCCAGGGTGGTTTGGACTCAGG GCCCTCTTCCAgccccctcgctctctttctaccGCCCCCGTTTTGGCCGCAACATCCAACTTTTCTCAGACGTGGAGCTGATCTGCACACTTCCGACAAATGTTAGATTGCCAATAACTGTCTTTTTTGGCTGGGACAACCAATCCCTCTCTGCAATACATTCCCTCACTATACAAAACAGAGAGGATGTCAGGTTCACCACGAAAGCCATTGCAGCCAATGAGGGGATCTACGTATGCTGGTACAATGCCAGCAATACTGGAGACGTGTCGGGAACAAGCAATCCAGCCAACCTGACCATCT CCTCTCTTCCAGGGCCAATTTTGGTGGTGCCCGCCTTCATACCCATCGGAGGAAACTACACCATCAGCTGCCAAACTACCACCCGCTTCCCCAACAGAACCCTGGCCCTTTACTACAGACAGCTGCCTGTTACTGTGGGAAACGAGATCTTTAAGTTTCAGGGGTCAGCGGCCCTTCTTGACAACCACGATTCCATTACACTGAGCAGGTGGCTAGTGGACAGCACAGAAACCTTCGAGTTTGTCTGCAGACTGGAGATTGTGGACTTCAACCAGCATAtttacctctctcctccctccagtcccCACCCAGCTATTGCAG AGGAGGCCCCTATCCGTCTTGTGCCCCAGTATCAGGGCTCCAAGTGTCTGGGACAACTGGAGGTGCAGGTCAGAGGCAGCTGGGGCCCTGTGTGCCAACAGATAGAAAGCTGGAACCCGACAATGGGTAGCGTGGTTTGTCGAGAGCTGGGCTGTGGGACACTATCTTCCGTCTCGACGAAGCAAGACTTCAACCATAAGGTTGACTTCTCCATCGGTTCCATATTGTGCAGAGGAAGCGAGGGACGACTCAGGGAGTGTCAGATTGATGCGGTGCAGCCCCTTTGTAACTCAAGGAAGGGGCTGAAAATAGTTTGCTCAG ATGCTTTGCCAACTACTAAGATCTCAgtcacaggctacagagaggtatcGAGAGTCGACATCAGTGATGAGCACTCGTTGGAATTGTCCTGCATGTTCAATGCCCCTTGGTTTGGTACGGAAAAG CTTTTCATGGACTTGACGAGGGTCTCCATAGATTCGTACATTAACATAATCGACAATGTGCAAATCGCCTCAGGAGAAAAGATGAGGACCATGCTTCATGCCCCTGTCTTATCAGGAGAGTATGCCTGTAGAATTAGAGGGTCTGAACAGACTGTGTCCTCAGTGAGGATCTTCGTGAGCA AATGGTACAAACCAAATGTTGGACTCATCATCACGGCTCTCCTCACAGCCGTATCTGGAGCAGCCATattagtgtatatgtgtgtctatCGTGTCCAGAAGGGGGAGACAGCAAATGCTGTCACTTCTCAAGGGGTGTCCACAGCTGACCCAGAGGCCTCACCAGGAATGGAGAGAGTGTCTAGAAACATGCAGGAAGCCACCCCCTGA